A stretch of the Vitis vinifera cultivar Pinot Noir 40024 chromosome 16, ASM3070453v1 genome encodes the following:
- the LOC100853108 gene encoding receptor-like protein EIX1 gives MVGRSVQPLIGFIVLLLCSKPDLGSCIQVGDAKVGCIERERQALLKFKEDIADDFGILSSWRSEKNKRDCCKWRGVQCSSQTGHITSLDLSAYEYKDEFRHLRGKISPSLLELQQLNHLDLSGNDFEGRSMPEFIGSLTKMRYLDLSSTYLAGPLPHQLGNLSNLNFLDLSGNSNMSSENLDWLSRLSSLTHLGLNHLNLSKAIRWADAINKLPSLIDLLLKSCDLPSPITPSLSLVTSSMSLAVLDLSCNQLSTSIYPWLFNFNSSLVHLDLSYNHLQASPPDAFGNMVSLEYLDLSWNQLKGEIPKSFSSSLVFLDLSNNQLQGSIPDTFGNMTSLRTVNLTRNQLEGEIPKSFNNLCNLQILKLHRNNLAGVLVKNLLACANDTLEILDLSHNQFIGSLPDLIGFSSLTRLHLGHNQLNGTLPESIAQLAQLELLKIPSNSLQGTVSEAHLFSLSKLQRLDLSFNSLLTLNLSSDWVPQFQLTHIFLASCKLGPRFPGWLRTQKGVGWLDISGSGISDVIPNWFWNFTSNLNRLNISNNQITGVVPNASIEFSRFPQMDMSSNYFEGSIPDQFLRCVRLVAELRPILTSRIICCQDFGESVALYSSTAHGEMPTSYP, from the exons ATGGTTGGAAGGTCCGTTCAACCACTTATTGGGTTTATTGTGCTTTTACTATGTTCCAAACCCGACCTTGGATCCTGTATTCAGGTTGGTGATGCTAAAGTTGGGTGCATAGAGAGGGAGAGACAAGCTCTCCTTAAGTTTAAAGAAGACATTGCTGATGATTTTGGAATTCTTTCTTCATGGAGGAGtgaaaagaacaaaagagaTTGTTGCAAATGGAGAGGAGTCCAGTGTAGCAGCCAAACCGGTCACATAACCTCGCTTGATCTCAGTGCCTATGAATACAAAGATGAGTTCCGGCATTTAAGAGGTAAGATTAGTCCTTCATTGCTTGAACTGCAGCAGTTAAACCATTTGGACCTTAGTGGCAACGATTTTGAAGGGAGGTCTATGCCTGAATTTATTGGTTCCCTCACCAAAATGAGATACCTCGATCTCTCTTCTACTTATTTAGCTGGACCTCTTCCCCATCAACTTGGAAATCTTTCAAACTTGAATTTTCTTGATCTCAGCGGTAATTCTAATATGAGTTCTGAAAATCTCGACTGGCTTTCTCGCCTTTCTTCTttaacacaccttggcctgaaTCATCTTAACCTTAGTAAAGCCATCCGATGGGCAGATGCAATTAATAAACTTCCTTCTCTCATTGACTTGCTCTTAAAATCTTGCGATCTCCCTTCCCCCATCACTCCATCTCTTTCCCTTGTTACTTCTTCAATGTCTCTTGCCGTCCTTGATCTCTCTTGTAATCAGCTCAGTACTTCGATATACCCATGGTTGTTCAACTTCAATAGCAGCCTTGTTCATCTTGACCTCTCCTATAATCATCTGCAGGCTTCACCTCCTGATGCTTTTGGGAACATGGTTTCTCTTGAATACCTTGATCTCTCTTGGAACCAACTTAAAGGTGAGATTCCGAAATCTTTTAGTAGCAGCCTTGTTTTTCTTGACCTCTCTAATAATCAGTTACAAGGTTCAATTCCAGACACTTTTGGGAACATGACCTCTCTTAGAACTGTCAACCTCACTAGGAATCAACTTGAAGGTGAGATTCCAAAATCCTTCAACAATTTATGTAATTTACAGATACTGAAGTTGCATCGAAACAATCTTGCTGGAGTGCTTGTAAAAAACTTGTTGGCTTGTGCAAATGACACATTGGAAATTTTGGATTTATCTCATAACCAATTCATTGGATCACTCCCTGATTTGATTGGATTTTCATCGTTGACAAGGTTGCATCTTGGACATAACCAACTAAATGGGACTTTACCTGAAAGCATAGCACAGCTAGCTCAACTTGAATTGTTGAAAATTCCTTCAAATTCATTGCAAGGCACTGTCTCTGAGGCCCACCTCTTCAGTCTCTCCAAATTGCAACGTTTGGACTTATCTTTCAACTCCCTGTTGACTTTGAATTTGAGCTCAGACTGGGTTCCCCAATTTCAACTCACTCATATATTTTTAGCCTCTTGCAAACTGGGACCACGTTTTCCAGGCTGGCTTAGAACTCAGAAAGGTGTTGGTTGGCTTGATATCTCAGGTTCTGGAATTTCGGATGTCATCCCCAATTGGTTTTGGAATTTCACTTCCAATTTGAATCGGTTAAATATTTCCAACAATCAGATCACTGGTGTTGTGCCGAATGCATCAATAGAATTTTCTCGTTTCCCTCAAATGGATATGAGTTCAAACTACTTCGAGGGTTCAATAcca GATCAATTTCTTCGTTGTGTGCGGTTAGTCGCGGAGCTTCGGCCTATCTTGACCTCTCGAATAATCTGCTGTCAG GATTTTGGGGAATCTGTGGCACTTTACTCCTCAACAGCTCATGGAGAAATGCCAACTTCATATCcttga
- the LOC132255321 gene encoding rust resistance kinase Lr10-like, translating into MLCLFSYLIFKFHRRHLSSDEDIEEFLQNHKKFRPIRYSYSHLKKMTNNFKNKLGQGGFGSVYKGKLRSGQIVAVKMLVISKANGQDFINEVATIGRIHHINVVRLVGFCVEGSKWALIYDFMSNGSLDKFIFLKGEKSIPLSWERLYKIALGVGRGIEYLHQGCDMQILHFDIKPHNILLDEDFTPKVSDFGLAKLYSTDESIVSLTAARGTLGYIAPELFYKNIGHVSYKADVYSFGMLLMEMVGKRRHVSAHEENLSEIFFPSWIYDQIEQGGHMEMGDATEDEKKYMRKMIIVALWCVQMKPIDRPSMSKALNMLEGDIEILQMPPKPTLYSHEMSTQDRQNNPMGDLISLCNASITISLYGR; encoded by the coding sequence ATGTTATGTCTTTTTTCCTACTTGATCTTCAAGTTCCATCGAAGACACTTATCATCAGATGAAGATATTGAAGAATTCTTgcaaaatcacaaaaaatttCGGCCCATCAGGTAttcatattcacatttaaagaaGATGaccaataattttaaaaataaattaggtcaAGGCGGCTTTGGCTCTGTATACAAAGGTAAACTTCGAAGTGGTCAAATTGTAGCAGTAAAAATGTTGGTCATATCAAAAGCTAATGGGCAAGATTTCATTAATGAAGTTGCTACAATTGGAAGGATTCATCATATTAATGTGGTACGACTTGTTGGATTTTGTGTGGAAGGATCAAAATGGGCCCTCATATATGACTTCATGTCGAATGGGTCTCTTGACAAGTTTATCTTCCTCAAAGGAGAAAAGAGCATTCCTTTAAGTTGGGAAAGATTGTACAAGATTGCACTTGGGGTAGGGCGTGGAATTGAATACTTACACCAAGGGTGTGACATGCAAATTCTacattttgatatcaagccgcacaatattcttttggatgaAGACTTTACTCCAAAAGTTTCAGACTTTGGCCTTGCAAAATTATATTCAACAGATGAAAGTATTGTGTCTCTCACTGCAGCTCGAGGAACATTAGGATACATTGCTCCAGAATTGTTCTATAAAAACATTGGGCATGTGTCATATAAGgctgatgtttatagttttggaatgttgttaATGGAGATGGTGGGAAAACGGAGGCATGTGAGTGCACATGAAGAAAATCTAAGTGAGATATTCTTCCCATCATGGATTTATGACCAAATTGAACAAGGTGGACATATGGAAATGGGCGATGCCACAGAggatgaaaagaaatatatgaGAAAAATGATCATAGTTGCATTATGGTGTGTGCAAATGAAGCCCATAGACCGCCCTTCTATGAGCAAAGCACTAAATATGCTTGAAGGTGACATTGAAATCTTGCAAATGCCTCCTAAGCCTACTCTATATTCCCATGAAATGTCAACTCAAGATCGGCAGAACAACCCAATGGGGGATCTAATTTCCTTATGTAATGCAAGTATTACAATTAGCTTATATGGAAGGTAA
- the LOC100260469 gene encoding uncharacterized protein LOC100260469, giving the protein MMVREARLVGIGIMTLLHVWFLSNCVSSEKQPCRPSSCGDIRNISSPFRLKGDLPGCGDPDLAYELVCENNRTILYGKYYVEEINYHNSTIRVVVPGLEKGNCFSTPLYSLILHGLYPYQAPYEHTTIVLMTCTRTINDHNHIPITSCEGSNNHVSSSQAYTYALIGRGKVARDIQSSCTLGTTVVTGKFEAVSEPRKSTSMSDLQEILLMGLELSFLYFRCGKCKGGLSFCEPNFKDSSIICDEYWTDGRNWLSKLKDDVLIPMINFFTEAFFRSPFTFEGLRKYLNNGRYTSSGVLVGAWVVQKAGKTPNFQF; this is encoded by the exons ATGATGGTGAGAGAAGCAAGACTTGTGGGAATAGGCATCATGACACTCCTCCATGTTTGGTTCCTTTCAAATTGTGTTTCTAGTGAGAAGCAGCCCTGCAGGCCGTCTTCTTGTGGAGATATCCGAAACATCAGCAGCCCCTTCCGATTAAAAGGTGATTTACCTGGCTGTGGTGATCCTGATCTTGCATATGAGCTGGTTTGTGAAAACAACCGTACCATCTTATATGGGAAATACTATGTTGAGGAGATCAATTACCATAACTCCACCATTAGAGTTGTAGTTCCTGGTCTAGAGAAGGGCAACTGTTTCTCCACTCCTCTTTATTCCTTGATATTACACGGTCTATATCCATATCAAGCTCCTTATGAACACACTACTATAGTTCTGATGACCTGCACAAGGACAATCAATGATCATAACCACATTCCTATTACTTCTTGCGAGGGTAGCAATAACCATGTCTCTTCCTCACAAGCATATACTTATGCACTAATTGGGCGAGGCAAGGTGGCGAGAGATATTCAGAGTTCATGCACCTTGGGCACGACTGTTGTTACCGGTAAATTCGAGGCAGTTTCAGAGCCCAGAAAGAGTACTTCAATGTCAGATTTGCAAGAAATTCTGCTTATGGGGCTTGAGCTATCGTTTTTGTACTTCCGCTGTGGCAAATGCAAAGGAGGTCTAAGCTTCTGTGAGCCGAATTTCAAAGACAGTAGTATAATATGCGACGAGTACTGGACTGATGGAAGAAATT GGCTTAGCAAGTTGAAAGATGATGTACTGATTCCAATGATCAACTTTTTCA CCGAGGCCTTTTTTCGAAGTCCCTTTACATTTGAAG GCCTTAGAAAATATCTCAATAATGGACGCTATACCTCCAGTGGTGTTTTAGTTG GGGCCTGGGTTGTTCAAAAGGCTGGTAAGACTCCCAACttccaattttaa
- the LOC100250224 gene encoding rust resistance kinase Lr10-like: MRLFAEIEVSQDVCKVSRCSHHGPAIRFPFRLKDQPHHCGYPGFEISCTEKKQTIVELPYSVKLSVKKINYKSQEIVVHDPDFCLQRQLQNFTLSATPFNFKFHSFYFVKDFIFFNCSSSKTMYKNLFWHIPCSFLPSNPVHAVVSDTDLDQLDLSSCHKIFNVSLPFSILYGGENYFSFTWSESICGDCERQGKKCRLKSNTSKEPETECVEKPAKGLILGFFLLVFVVITLYYVYNSNKLDRENTRKIEKFLEDYKALNPSRYSYVDIKKITNHFKDKLGQGGYGSVYKGKLSNEVLVAVKILNDSKGNGEEFINEVGTMSRIHHVNVVRLVGFCADGVKRALIYEFLPNESLEKFIFPTPIKNHSLGWEKLQDIAMGIAKGIEYLHQGCEQRILHFDIKPHNILLDQNFNPKISDFGLAKLCSKEQSAISMTAARGTMGYIAPEVISRNFGNVSYKSDVYSFGMLLLGMVGGRKNIDVTVENTSQVYFPEWVYTQLDQREEVHIRIEKEGDTKIAKKLTIVGLWCIQWYPIDRPSMKVVVQMLEGTGDNLTMPPNPFASIGPTKTNIKRPKKSLQQELTVVPELD; this comes from the exons ATGAGATTATTTGCAGAAATTGAAGTGAGTCAAGATGTCTGCAAGGTATCAAGGTGCAGTCACCATGGTCCGGCCATCCGGTTCCCGTTCCGGCTAAAAGACCAGCCACACCACTGTGGATATCCGGGGTTTGAGATATCTTGCACAGAGAAGAAGCAGACCATAGTGGAGCTGCCATATTCAGTGAAGCTCTcggtaaagaaaataaattacaaatctCAGGAGATTGTCGTCCATGACCCAGATTTTTGCCTTCAAAGACAGCTTCAAAACTTTACTTTATCTGCCACTCCCTTCAACTTCAAATTTCATTCTTTCTACTTCGTAAAGgacttcatcttcttcaattGTTCCTCAAGTAAAACAAtgtacaaaaatttattttggcaCATCCCTTGCAGTTTTCTCCCCAGTAACCCAGTCCATGCTGTTGTTTCTGATACGGATCTCGACCAGTTGGACCTATCCTCTTGCCACAAGATTTTCAATGTTTCACTTCCATTTTCTATACTTTATGGAGgggaaaactatttttctttcacttggtCAGAATCGATATGTGGAGACTGCGAAAGACAAGGTAAGAAATGCAGACTGAAGAGCAACACTAGCAAGGAACCTGAAACTGAATGCGTTGAAAAACCAGCAAAAG GTTTAATCCTTGGTTTCTTTCTTCTCGTGTTTGTAGTAATTACACTCTATTATGTATATAACTCAAATAAACTTGATAGAGAAAATACCAGAAAGATTGAAAAGTTTTTGGAAGATTACAAAGCTCTCAATCCCTCAAGATACTCCTATGTTGATATTAAAAAGATCACAAATCACTTCAAGGACAAATTAGGTCAAGGAGGTTATGGATCAGTGTACAAAGGAAAGCTTTCCAATGAAGTTCTTGTTGCAGTAAAGATCCTTAACGATTCCAAAGGCAATGGAGAAGAGTTCATTAATGAAGTGGGAACAATGAGTAGAATTCATCATGTCAATGTAGTTCGCTTGGTTGGATTCTGTGCTGATGGAGTTAAACGAGCTTTGATTTATGAGTTCTTACCAAATGAGTCTTTAGAGAAATTCATATTTCCAACACCCATTAAGAACCATTCACTTGGTTGGGAGAAGCTTCAAGACATTGCTATGGGCATAGCCAAAGGAATTGAGTATCTTCATCAAGGTTGTGAACAAAGAATtcttcattttgatatcaaacctCATAACATTTTGCTCGATCAAAACTTCAATCCAAAAATATCTGATTTTGGTCTTGCCAAATTATGTTCTAAGGAACAAAGTGCAATTTCAATGACTGCAGCAAGGGGGACAATGGGTTACATTGCACCAGAAGTGATATCTAGGAACTTTGGGAATGTGTCTTATAAGTcagatgtttatagttttggaatgcTGTTACTTGGAATGGTAGGGGGAAGGAAAAATATTGATGTTACAGTTGAGAACACTAGCCAAGTATACTTCCCAGAATGGGTTTATACCCAATTAGATCAAAGGGAGGAAGTGCATATTCGGATTGAGAAAGAAGGAGATACCAAAATTGCAAAGAAGTTAACTATTGTGGGACTTTGGTGCATTCAATGGTATCCAATAGATCGCCCTTCTATGAAAGTTGTTGTTCAAATGTTGGAAGGAACAGGAGACAATTTAACCATGCCTCCCAATCCTTTTGCCTCCATAGGtccaacaaaaacaaacatcaaAAGGCCCAAAAAATCTCTTCAACAAGAGTTGACAGTTGTTCCAGAAttagattga
- the LOC104882177 gene encoding uncharacterized protein LOC104882177: MFALTHTRKDGTPVDDHSKEIMDQFQQLLSQPEGTSSFTSASFGASTSISSTSVASTYVDEIYTRVMGPERHGRVRGYGFGPTPTLVFGSTSRKRSGAILSTQLENAQEMLMAAEQKFTTTTEELSNVKDELSHVKETFEERLIEIQKKTREEVKEEFEEKMMEMQRKIQAQIQEQMMQMMQQF; the protein is encoded by the exons ATGTTTGCCTTGACACACACAAGAAAAGATGGGACACCTGTTGATGATCATTCTAAGGAGATTATG GATCAATTTCAGCAATTACTATCCCAACCTGAAGGGACATCTTCTTTTACTTCTGCATCATTTGGAGCATCTACATCTATATCATCTACATCTGTAGCATCTACATATGTAGATGAGATATATACTCGAGTCATGGGTCCAGAGAGACATGGTCGTGTTCGAGGGTATGGATTTGGTCCTACTCCTACCTTAGTCTTTGGTTCTACTAGTAGAAAGCGATCAGGAGCTATTCTTTCAACACAACTTGAAAATGCCCAAGAGATGCTAATGGCTGCAGAACAAAAGTTTACAACTACAACTGAAGAACTCTCCAATGTAAAAGATGAACTCTCACAtgtgaaagaaacatttgaagaaAGGTTGATAGAAATTCAAAAGAAGACAcgagaagaagtgaaagaagagtttgaagaaaaaatgatggaaatgcaaagaaaaattcaaGCACAAATTCAAGAACAGATGATGCAAATGATGCAACAATTTTAG
- the LOC132252692 gene encoding uncharacterized protein LOC132252692, producing MQQLLPLAIRGVLHKNVCAVIVELCSFFKQLCSKVLKTDQLEHLENDIIVTLCKLERIFPPSFFYVMVHLPIHLASEAKVAGPVQYRWMYPIERYLRTLKSYVRNKSRPEGSIAEGYIAEECTTFCSRYLHDVETKHDREERNYVIENNITNGGGLTIFKCMGRTIGKSTSHVLSTEEWSQAHLYVLTNCEEVTSFIE from the exons ATGCAACAACTTCTTCCACTTGCAATTCGAGGAGTTCTACATAAGAATGTTTGTGCTGTTATAGTTGAACTATGTAGTTTCTTCAAACAGTTGTGTTCTAAAGTGTTAAAGACTGATCAATTAGAGCACCTTGAGAATGACATAATAGTCACACTTTGCAAATTAGAAAGAATATTTCCTCCATCATTCTTTTATGTTATGGTGCATTTACCTATTCATCTTGCAAGTGAGGCAAAGGTCGCTGGACCAGTGCAATATCGATGGATGTATCCTATCGAGCG GTATTTACGTACATTAAAGTCTTATGTCCGTAATAAGAGTCGTCCAGAAGGTTCTATTGCAGAGGGCTACATAGCAGAAGAATGTACAACCTTTTGTTCAAGATATTTGCATGATGTTGAAACGAAGCATGACcgtgaagaaagaaattatgtcattgaaaataacataacaaatgGTGGAGGGTTAACCATTTTCAAATGCATGGGACGTACAATAGGAAAGTCAACATCTCATGTTCTTAGCACAGAAGAATGGTCCCAAGCACATTTATATGTGTTGACTAATTGTGAGGAAGTGACGTCATTTATTGAGTAA